CACAAAAACGACCTCTAGAGGAAGCTACGAGTGATGGGAACGTTGGTGAAACAAGTTCGGTGCAAAGATCTACTAACAGAAAGAAGGTTGTGATCAAGATGGAAAAGAAATAAGCAATGGTTTATAGGGCTGgcgtttttttttccctttagtAATAGAGTTTACTTCAAAACTTGTGTTTTAAGACCTCTCGGGGTTACAGTATTTTCAATCTAGAATCTATTTGGTTCAAATATTAGTTTCATTATGACATTAgtctaattattatttatagtgTGACCCGTATTAATATTTACATTAAGGCCCgtattaatatttatatttggAAGTGATCATGTATTTCTACGTTTATATAACATCATATTTATCCCAATCATATATAACATCATATTCATCCCAATCAGATATATTACACTAGGTTGAATGTAATATAATTACCATGGTTTGTAACTTTAACCCGTTGTCCATTTATTCAAAGAGTTGAACCATCCACAGCTTTAATGCTTCCCTTGAAAGGTTCATGTGTTGAGTGACACTGACATGTGAGCCTGAGTAATAGggatgaaaaaaaattgaaattaatactgagtacaaaaaaaatgaaattaataCTGAGTACAAAAACAGATGAACCTTATCCAGAAAAGATAGCAAAGTGAAATTCAATTCATATTAAGCAAAATCAGAAACAATCTCCAGAAAAGATAACGATTTAACTGACCGCGTGGATAAGCCACAATGCACGAGTGATCCATGATTGATGCAACTGCATGTATGATCCAAAATCAAATCAGATTGATATGCAGATTGGTCCTCCCATCTTTGATAACTTGTCTTAGCCAACTTGCTGGACAATCTCTCAATGTTTTTGCAATTGTGCTCTCTGCAGCAGTTGTTCATAGCAGTAGCACCCCTCTGGATTTTCCCACTACAAATTTCATAAAAGTTGGACCCCATAAGGTAAGCTCCAAATTTTAAAACATTCACCTGCTTTCAAATGTGGAACAATTGAAGAACTTGCATTCTGGATATATGTGGTGGATAGTCCAATCAGTTCTTGATAAACCACATGAAGCCGGTTCAGAGTTCAGTCCAGTATCTCTGCAAGGTGCGGGGTGACTGAAAACAAGAAGTTAAAGGAGTTAGAAAAGAATACCAGCAggatacaccaacaaaatagTATAGAAAGCACACCAAATTTGGATCGTCTGTGCGTGCCTCaagattttaaaaatataaatatattaaaaagatATTGTATAATTTTAAAGTTTTGTACAGAGAATCATATTTTTGGGATAATAAAACACGTGTGTCCATTCCTTTCCTAAAGAATGAGTTCTCAAATGTACAGAGAATCCAGAAATCTTATACTCTGTAAAACGTTTAAGTACTATGCTTCAGATTTATTAGTACTAATAGCGGAGTATCAAGTTAAAAAGCCCATAATCTTTCATgttacaaaaatcaaaataatctATTCACTGTACACTTATGAGGGGAACATCTAGCAGGGAAAATATAAGTTATGTATCACAATATATTAGAAAATTTATCGCACTCAAAAATATGTCACAAatcagatatatatatatatatatatatatatatatatatatatatatatatatatatatatatatatatatatatatatatatatatatgcaaatatcttcttatttatttatagttACGTGTCTTTATGTATAGAAAATACTTGAAATATACTAAAATTGCTTTTCATTACAATTCCAGGATTCTTTAATGATGCTACCATTAAATTTATACAGATTTTATTTTTGGCTTGCTTTTTATTACATTCAAAGATTCAGAGAATCCGGATTTCTTATACTTTGTTAAACGTTTAAATGCTATGCTTCCAGAatccaaaaagaagaaaaaattaaCAGGGAACATATAAGTTATGTATCACAATATAATAGCATAGATATCAAACTCAAAAATCTGTCacaaattagatatatatagAATTTTAGTACGTAGTATATTAGCATATATCTTATAGTATATAGATATGCAAATATCTTCTGAATTATTTATAGTAAAATGTCTTTATGTATAGAAAATACTTAAAAtatgattaaattgatttttattgTACTTCCAAGATTCTTTAATGGATGCTAACATTAAATTATACAGATCTGATGTATGACTTGCTTATAGAAAATCTGACCAGGGTTAGGGAATTTTGATTGTATATCTCTATATCCTTACAACAAAATTCCAGGACAAATTCATTGTTTTATACATAACATCAATCTAAGGTACATTACATGAGATGATTTTATTTCGGATAGAAAAATATGCTGAATTGTGTTTTTAACATGTTATAGCTTGGTCTGTAATATATGGATTAAAATTTCTACACATTAATTACAGAATTCATCTATGGATCCAAATTTTCCATCATTCGCGAGGCTAAGGAGGAAGGAGATTATGGCAAGGAAGCGCCAAAGAAGAGAAATTGATAATGCCGGTAGTACCATAACCTCTCCTATACATTAACTATTTATCTATTTATTGCAACGACACATTATACAAACTTGAGAAATATTGATCCTGTGTTATAGAGCGACCACTACCACCAAGGCAACAAAGGGGAAAATCACTCAATACCGGTCAGAGAAATCCACTGAGCGACATTTCAAACGGTTAGATATATCACTTTTTGTTCGTTAATTTTATAAAGTTCAACGCATTTTAATCATTACAATATAATCTGGCATGCCCTAATAGTTGGTTTTCAGAAAGAACTATGAATTAAAAGACATGTTGAAACTCTTAGCTAAGCTTTATTAATGATATTGTATCATGAAGCAAATCTAGTTCAAAATCAACTTCAAGGGAAGGATGCTTACAGTCAATGTGAAAGTGAACAAAGAAGGAAAAGGGTGGCCACTAAGTCTATTGCAAAAAGCACTCCAAGTGGTAAGTAATCAGGAACACAATCAGATTTATGTATTATAATATACAAACCTAAATCAGAAGTATTTGGTTTTGAGAGTTCAATATACTATAATGTAGGAGCTGATAACTACGTTTCCACCAAAGAAAATATTCAGGGAGATCAAGGTATGTTATTACTAAAACAAATGAGGATAATATTGAGTACGGTAATTGATTTATATAATATATACTAATATACATGGATATGAGTAAACTATTAAGGGACACACAAAAATCTCATGAAGTCTACTGCAAAAAGAACTCCATCCACTGCTACTACTTCAAAGTCTGGTAAGTAATCAGATTCTTTAGGGTTTTATGCCTAAAATACTATTTATATTGGAATTTGATCGCACACATGATAATATGATATGTTATAGGTGCCAAGTCTGCCAACAGTTTTGTTTCTACCAATGGGATTACAGCGAATACTAAGACACAAGGAGTTCAAGGTATATAATATCATATGAAAAATTGAGAATACTTAAGATTAATCAATCTCTTTCAAATGCATATTAAGTTGTAGACTAACATAATTTTTAATGTTTGGACAGGGTATTGGGAACTTGGAGATCCGACATATATTTGTAATTTTTGTGGTGCGATGCATTGGCATGAGGAAAGATTAGAGAAGAAAAAAGGTGAACCAAAAGATCCAAAGTTTTCGTTGTGTTGTTTACAAGGAAAAGTGCTACTACCTATACTAAAAGAGCCACCACCGCCACTTTGTGGTCTTTTGAAGAATGAGGGCCCTAAAAGTAGGACATTTCTAGATAATATAAGACCTTATAATGGGATGTTCGCATTTACATCGATGGGTGGCAAGATGGATTCAACAGTCAATCAAGGGAGAGGACCTTACACCTTTAGATTACATGGTCAAAATTATCACAGGTTAGGAAGTTTGTTGCCAACTTCGGGATCATCTCCGAAATTTGCACAACTCTACATATATGACACAGAAAATGAGGTTTCAAATAGGAAGAATACACACAGGTCAACTACGTATTTCTAATGTTTATTATCTCAAATTATATGTATACCGCATGATAtgtgaaaaaaaaacagattctaaccattctttttattaatttttccaGTAACcctgatgattttgatgatgaaCTTATTAATGATCTCAAGAGGATGCTTGATCGACATAACCCTATTGCTCAAGCTTTTAGAATGGCAAGGGATCGTTTTAAATGTAATGATTCTCAAAATGTCAAGCTAAGACTTATTGGGAAAAGGGGAACTGATGGGAGGACATACAATCTCCCAAGTGCATCTGAAGTGGTGGTGCTTATTGTTGGTGATGTAGGAAGCTCTGGGGATAGagatattattgttgaaaaaCAATCCGGCTTACTACAACGCATCACTGAGCTACACCCATCATACCTTGCTATGCAATACCCATTGTTATTTCCATATGGTGAGGATGGTTTTAGGGTTGAtattcctgaaggaaataatgcccttggtccaagtatgcatttaatgataagtctaataaatgcggttcagtattaattaacaagttaataattcagtgagatcaagtgagctaaatgcctagctagaggccgcttcagttcaagtggaattaatgatattgatccacagcttactcttgactgaacccgtagggtcacacaaatactccatctatggatattcggaatcgacggatcttggtttcagtgggagttgagatcgtcaaaggcaagaaatgaatactccggaaacgatgatattgccggaaacggaaatatggatcgtatcggaaatgtaagtattatccaagtcgtagatgttgccggaaacggaaacatggtacgtatcggaaaatattttcggaaatggaaatattaccataaaggaaatattcccggaaacgaaaatattgtcaaaatcggaaatattatcggaatcagaaaataattccggaaacggaaatattaaatatttgttcgaaacggaaattaattccggaatcggaaatattaaatattgttcatgtcggaaatgaattccggaatcgggaatttaatcggaaagcgcatcttacgaattagcatcggacgaggcttgctagacgaaggcccagcacgaagccaggccgtcgcccagcaagccacacgcatcctacaacacgccaaggcctcgaccaggcccagcgtaaggccatgcccagccaaggctggcgcgcgcgcacaaaatgggttgcgggcagtgggcctgtgcgccgtgcgctcagcgtgggccgcaatgCTTGCGAATGGGCGTgtggtgcgtgtgtacgtgctatacgaatcctaaagctatcggaattcgtgcattgattaaatcctaatcctaaaagattaaattaattatttagagttctaatagcattctaattaattaattagtattctaacaggattcgaaatcctttccagggttctataaatatattcctagggtcataaatttatatacgagtttttcaataagtattcatataataaaacagtgattttttAGCAGAAAAATCTGTCaaattcttgcccataattagccaaaaattatagtaccttaagggcgattctagttggtcaatcttaaggcggatccggacgtgctgtggactatctacggagggacgacacttggagtcctaaagacttgttcggttcgggcgcagctagggagggcacgctacaaagtgtatgcacctaaattatgctaaatgattatgtgtaaataatatgtttcctggcattaaggttttccgcatgatttatgttttgtcatatgtatcataacctaacagtggtatcacgagcctcttattattttcataatttaaattgcatgaaatggttaaattttacaaatttgcaaagaattaaaagggttgattaattttcgtaattgttaattaattgcaaattgcgtttatttaattatatgtatgcagtttttcggcagtttcttcgttactcatccaaatcgagtgatttttgtgtcaattccgcatgtaaaaggcattctaaaattttgacaaaaagaatcttttttggccgaacccagaattcccgaattcgaagcctaactatgactttttggaggttttagtttttcgaacgcaaaagtttgtaaatttaagatgttaaattgaatatttgcgattcttgttgataaatcttgagtttttgattgacctatatgtttaacaactttgaatgcctacacttgttaattatacaacctaatttgtaattatgattaatttgttgaaattcgaataatttagaattgatttgtttttcataattaattaataatttaattaggtatccatgattaaaaaccaacataaaaattgttaatttatgttaaattttaaatttttatgacctatatttgaatccatgttaatcggaaattaatagattaataaattttcgattttttcccctaaaattatgaaattaatatgttttattaatttgtcattattttggaattaaaaaattttaaattttttgaaaaacgcccataaatgttgcacgcacaaagcaatgcaagctacgtgttacccttaaggggtgttgtaaagtgcgggcacgcgacgacgagcaagggagctcgtcgcccgtgcggtacgaatgcaacgagcaaccaagtcatggcgcgcgcgcgaggcgaggagcctgggcgtgtgtgttgtgttgaTGGGCGGTGGGCGAAGGGGCGTGGCACAAGGCCGAGGCGCGCCCGCGGGAGAGCgcaagctgggtcgcccagcgaaCACTGCTTCGCGCACAACGAGCGCAGCCTCACCAATGGTCGATTGCTTGCGCGTAGCAAGCGATGCATCCCACGGTAGCTACTGCGAGCGAGCAAGCATGcagcgcgcaagcgtggcttggtttgctgcgtttgcgcgtagCTGCTGCTGCATTGTGCCATGGCCATGCGATcagtcgtgcactcgatggggcttgggcgcaagcccaagtgcctcgtcgtgttacgattgactcgttttgaattttaatttgaattttcagttcggaaataattttaattaattttgaaattaaaaaatttaaattgttttcgttggatttaattttgaatattataattattataaattttaatttatactaattattttactaaaattaaaccttgaattaatttaaatttgtttaaatcaaccgaaaataaattaaataaatggattcgattataattttatatgagctttaaattttaattaaacttgtatttttccggttagactagaaatacatttttatgtttaaaattagtaaagcatataaagttattagtttaagtgggagtatttttagtcataaactcttgattaggtctacaaatcctttaaggttaaacaacttgattagaattaataaggactgaataattggtagattattggtgcccttgattaattgctgcaaatatttatgtgatgcataaaatgtgttttactaaccagctatgtgggccattcatgataatgaatgggtgaatggtatatatattgtatatgtactactttgcaggttatgaagtgactagtatgacccaaataggatagaaaatatggtctgcgtaccattaatttgaatgtaattggtctaatgcaccaaagtttgtttttcaattcaaatatggtctgcgtaccatcaaatagttgtaattagtttaattatagcttatcctatttgaagaaaatggcgcctcccacggtgaaattcaagaagtttccaatccattttcaagacggagtttgaagttgaagttgaagcttcaagatgaagtcgg
This sequence is a window from Spinacia oleracea cultivar Varoflay chromosome 1, BTI_SOV_V1, whole genome shotgun sequence. Protein-coding genes within it:
- the LOC110803563 gene encoding uncharacterized protein, translating into MYFDSILKYFSHPAPCRDTGLNSEPASCGLSRTDWTIHHIYPECKFFNCSTFESSGKIQRGATAMNNCCREHNCKNIERLSSKLAKTSYQRWEDQSAYQSDLILDHTCSCINHGSLVHCGLSTRLTCQCHSTHEPFKGSIKAVDGSTL